A portion of the Chondrinema litorale genome contains these proteins:
- a CDS encoding sterol desaturase family protein, with translation MVAIYIFLIVGTFLLMEGAAWFTHKYIMHGILWTWHRSHHTHHHHTLERNDLFALVFSIPAIITIVIGFEIAPLWFLAPIGFGITAYGIFYFVFHDVIVHRRIKINFKANNSYLKRIMNAHYVHHKVHTKEGAEAFGFLYAPKKYKKEDLLKKVKH, from the coding sequence ATGGTAGCAATTTATATATTTCTGATTGTAGGTACTTTTTTGTTGATGGAAGGAGCCGCTTGGTTTACTCACAAGTATATTATGCATGGTATTTTATGGACTTGGCATCGCTCACACCATACACACCACCATCACACTCTAGAACGAAATGATTTATTTGCCCTCGTGTTCAGTATTCCAGCAATTATCACCATTGTTATAGGCTTCGAAATAGCTCCATTGTGGTTTTTAGCACCAATTGGTTTTGGCATTACAGCCTACGGAATTTTCTACTTTGTTTTTCATGATGTAATCGTACACAGAAGAATTAAAATAAACTTTAAGGCAAATAATTCTTATCTAAAAAGAATAATGAATGCCCATTATGTACATCACAAAGTACATACAAAAGAAGGTGCCGAAGCATTTGGCTTTTTATATGCTCCCAAAAAGTACAAGAAAGAAGATTTATTGAAAAAGGTAAAACACTGA
- the rnc gene encoding ribonuclease III — translation MNLIKYFRYWTGYYSKKDKEIIRAVRTIVGTTPLNVELYKLAMKHTSIAKVNEKGLKESNERLEYLGDAILGAVVAEYLFKKYPYKEEGFLTEIRSRIVNRESLNRLANKIGLSTLVEFDGKKKSSATHKSLFGDALEAFIGAVYLDKGFKFCKTFIIRKLIIPHYDLTEIIETTNNFKSTIIEWCQKYNRQINFSVIEEVGAKHKKQFKVKLTIDNEDVSEGFGLSKKKAEQDAARKACEFLGVI, via the coding sequence GTGAACCTTATAAAATACTTTAGATATTGGACAGGTTATTATTCGAAAAAGGATAAAGAAATTATCCGGGCAGTTCGTACAATTGTTGGCACTACACCTTTAAATGTAGAGCTATATAAATTGGCAATGAAACATACTTCTATTGCCAAAGTCAACGAGAAAGGATTAAAAGAATCTAATGAAAGGCTCGAATATTTAGGAGATGCTATTCTCGGTGCTGTAGTAGCTGAGTATCTTTTCAAAAAATACCCTTATAAAGAAGAGGGGTTTCTCACTGAAATTCGCTCTAGAATTGTAAACCGTGAATCGCTTAACAGGCTAGCTAACAAAATAGGACTTAGCACGCTTGTTGAGTTCGATGGCAAAAAGAAAAGTAGTGCTACACACAAATCTTTATTCGGTGATGCACTTGAGGCCTTTATCGGAGCTGTATATCTCGATAAAGGCTTTAAGTTTTGCAAAACTTTTATTATTCGAAAGCTCATTATCCCCCATTACGATCTTACTGAGATCATAGAAACAACCAATAATTTTAAAAGTACCATTATCGAATGGTGTCAGAAATACAACAGGCAAATCAATTTTAGTGTAATTGAAGAAGTTGGAGCCAAACACAAAAAGCAGTTTAAAGTAAAACTGACAATCGATAATGAAGATGTTTCTGAAGGTTTTGGCTTGAGTAAAAAGAAAGCTGAACAAGATGCTGCTCGAAAAGCTTGTGAGTTTTTAGGCGTGATATAA